In the genome of Candidatus Schekmanbacteria bacterium, the window AACTCTTCAGAAGACATTAGTTGTAAGATATAAAGTCTTTTTCTTGGTTTATCAACTGATTATTATATAATTGGTTGTTCCAAAATCCAAACTTTCACAAAATCTTTCCATATTTTTTTCCTCTAATAAATTCTCTCTTTCATCCGAAATAACTAATCTACCAAATGATAAATACAAGGAGGTAATTTATGAAAAAAACAAAACTTTCATTACTTACAACATTTATCATAATTCTTTCAGCACTTCTCATTTTTCCTATTGCACTTAAATCAGCAGAAGCTTCAAAAGATAAACCCATAGTGAAAAAAGTCGTCCCTAAAAAAGTAAAGCAGGGTGAAACATTGGACATTACCATCAAAGGCAAAAGATTTGAGAAAGAAAAAGGGACATCTCCCAAGGTAAAATTCAGCGGCAAAGGAATAACTGTAAACAATGTTAAGTTTGTATCTCGAAAAAAACTAAAAGCAAACATAACAGTTGACTCTTCAGCAGCTAAAGGACGTAGGACTATTAAAATAATAAATCCAAATGGGAAAGCCGGCAAAAAAAGAAAAGCAGTAAAAATTGTAAAAGGCAGCACCCCATCAAGCAGATCAACCGTCGTTTTTAAAAACAAAAGCACATACAGCGGATTATAAGGAAATGACTAATGGACTTCAAAGAAGAAAAAGGAGGTTATAAAATGATAAATAAGAAAATAATATTTTTTATCTTATTAATTCCTTTATTTTTTATAATATCCCCAACTTTTGCCGGTTCTAATGCAAACAATGTTGATGGTGTAAATGTAACTATAAAACAAATTGATGTAGCCACTGATTGCGGCAACGGTACATCGAACTGTACATGGCAAACTCTTTTTAGCAGCAGTACTGGCGCAACTATAAATCTTCTTGACAGTAAAATAATGTCTGAAGGAGAAGATTACAAAGCAAATTCATTACCTACAGGTGAATACAAGTATTTAAAACTTACTCTCTCAAAATTTGAAATTCTTTCAGGAAATTCTACATATGACATTTTAAGCAAACTCCTTTATGAGAAACATCTCAATAAAAGCGGCAATGATTATTATCTTTATGCTTCTTCAGAACCTGATTTTGAAGGAGATCAAAATGGTGAAGATGTAATGTTTATGATTCCATTTACAGTGGAAGAAGACAGCAATATTACAATGACGGTCAATATCTTTTTGCCCGAGCAAGCAATATCCTGCCAAAGTGGAGATTGTATGATCACTCAACCTCCAATTATTTCAATTGGTGCAGAAGAAGAGCATACACAGGGTAGCAGTACACTTGGAACTCTCAATGGCACAATAGTAAATCTTCCTGAAGCCGACAAACCAGTTTATGTTGGATTTTATCCAGCTGACAATATGCCTCCACCGGGCCAGCCTCCAATGTTGGGCGCAGAAGTTGTTGTTTCAGGAACAACCGGGGCATTTTCAAGTCTATTACCAGATGGATCATATTATATTGTTGGATTTCAAGATTTAGACCCAAACGATACAGGTGGTATGCCAATGCCTGTTGAAGGAGTGGATTACTTTTATAATAACTTTGCTATTTCTCATACTATTGAAAGCGGTAAAACTACTAATGTGCAAATTGATTTCAGCTCCAATGATGTAGAGGTATTTGATGGCGGAGAAAGTCTAACTGTAAGGGTTGATTTATCAAATATTAACTCACAAGAAAAATCAGGAAAAAAGTTATATGTTGGGCTATTCCCAAATCCAAATTCATTACCATGTAATCAAATTATGGGCCATGACAGCGGAAATGAAGGCCCAGATATAGGCGATGTCAAAGAGCTAACAGGTGATGAACAATACAAAGACATAACAATAAATGGTATTTCTGAAGGACAATATTGTGTAGTATCGCTTCTTGATATAACAGAAGAAGACTATGTTGAACCAACAGTAAATTCAGATTATTTGGGTTGTTACGGAGATTGTTTACAAAACAACAGCACAGGACTTTCTGTTACAGCAGGACAGGACAATGTATTTACATCAACAGCCATAACTCTCAGTACT includes:
- a CDS encoding DUF4382 domain-containing protein, with product MDFKEEKGGYKMINKKIIFFILLIPLFFIISPTFAGSNANNVDGVNVTIKQIDVATDCGNGTSNCTWQTLFSSSTGATINLLDSKIMSEGEDYKANSLPTGEYKYLKLTLSKFEILSGNSTYDILSKLLYEKHLNKSGNDYYLYASSEPDFEGDQNGEDVMFMIPFTVEEDSNITMTVNIFLPEQAISCQSGDCMITQPPIISIGAEEEHTQGSSTLGTLNGTIVNLPEADKPVYVGFYPADNMPPPGQPPMLGAEVVVSGTTGAFSSLLPDGSYYIVGFQDLDPNDTGGMPMPVEGVDYFYNNFAISHTIESGKTTNVQIDFSSNDVEVFDGGESLTVRVDLSNINSQEKSGKKLYVGLFPNPNSLPCNQIMGHDSGNEGPDIGDVKELTGDEQYKDITINGISEGQYCVVSLLDITEEDYVEPTVNSDYLGCYGDCLQNNSTGLSVTAGQDNVFTSTAITLSTFDMNNFIP